The nucleotide window GCCCACTATTGTATAAGGAGCTACCTCTTTTGTAACAAGCGCCCTACTCCCAATTACAGCACCATGGCCTATTTTCACACCCGGCATGATCATCGCTTCAGCACCAATCCACACATCATTACCTACCACGGTATCTCCTGCTCCTTCATAAGCATTGATACTTCCATGAAAAGCCGGTTCTTCCTGCATATAAAAGAAAGGAAAACTGGAAATCCAGTCGTGCCGGTGGCCCTGATTGCCACACATGATAAAAGCAGCTCCGCTGCCGATAGAACAATAACTACCGATAATCAGTTTATCTACATCGTTACGATCAGGAGGCAGGTAACGGGCGCAGTCATCAAAGGAATGTCCGTGGTAATAACCGGAATAATAACTGTATTC belongs to Chitinophaga sp. HK235 and includes:
- the catB gene encoding type B chloramphenicol O-acetyltransferase codes for the protein MKNYFESPFRGKLLSEQVTNPNIIVGEYSYYSGYYHGHSFDDCARYLPPDRNDVDKLIIGSYCSIGSGAAFIMCGNQGHRHDWISSFPFFYMQEEPAFHGSINAYEGAGDTVVGNDVWIGAEAMIMPGVKIGHGAVIGSRALVTKEVAPYTIVGGNPAKEIRKRFPEEEIQLLLEMEWWNWPKSLLEQAMPLLCDGNVKALYDFFQKHRP